The Helianthus annuus cultivar XRQ/B chromosome 16, HanXRQr2.0-SUNRISE, whole genome shotgun sequence genome includes a window with the following:
- the LOC110901470 gene encoding protein FAR1-RELATED SEQUENCE 5-like, whose product MEFSSIEQAYVFYQTYAKKAGFSARKGGEHHVGGIIKSKYFVCSKEGHKPQVFDDPYSKLSKPYKRRNRPTIRTGCKAQIKLCSTDGVLFKVDKFVQSHNHSFVCPKDMHLLPAYRHLSETQEEMIWELGTLNLGPVKAFNIMRKRYGGFENVGATKDDCKNFRARIHSYIGQYDADMVINRLTDKKQFMIDYSFFHSVDENKRLTGLFWADGLCKRNYAEFGDVISFDATFKTNKYKMVFVPFTGIDNHCRNVTLGAGLLASESIESYKWLLQSFFNSFGKQPNVVVTDQDPAMKQAIEAVFDKSRHRLCMWHIMKKLADKVGHQLCNNEDFKRRMCDIVWTDSITPETFERDWKLIMIDFGLTENKWIDDMFGMRSSWIPAFYRHEPMSGLMRTTSRSESENHFFCQVANSQLTLVEFFNHFDGAMDIQRFNHRKNDHISRNTIPYNFSESTLEDDAMKIYTRSIFADQQAELQGTLSECLPMETKIEEPFLKISMKDWKAHGDGLLEVCFKKGEDVIASCTCRRFEQYGLLCKHIYFVFKMFKVKEIPNKYVMRRWTKDVVPNDLNNTFDITVDDDDAHKKAKEVAYEIMQTGEYLIGNLIKDFDHLLIVRDRMREMKEMVDELRITKPIDPKFDRYSRLIGYEKPNTDAPPTVRVPTGIRNKGRGSHKRIKSKKEKIISLKGKRGRTCSFCNIKGHDIRTCKVLKGEATAADKDANKEGRKRRAIQLEKDPNLVDEEDEEVETGDEEEYEESDEAEDSDFECEDE is encoded by the exons ATGGAGTTCTCTTCCATAGAACAAGCATATGTTTTTTATCAGACAtatgccaagaaggcagggtTCTCCGCTCGAAAAGGAGGTGAACATCATGTTGGTGGTATTATCAAGTCTAAATATTTTGTGTGTTCAAAGGAGGGGCATAAACCACAGGTATTTGACGATCCTTATTCGAAGTTGTCTAAGCCATATAAACGTAGGAACAGACCGACTATTCGAACCGGCTGTAAAGCTCAAATTAAGCTTTGTTCGACGGATGGGGTGTTGTTTAAGGTTGATAAGTTTGTTCAGTCGCATAATCATTCATTCGTGTGCCCCAAAGATATGCATTTATTACCAGCTTATAGACATCTGTCTGAGACACAAGAAGAGATGATATGGGAGCTTGGTACATTGAATCTTGGGCCAGTGAAAGCCTTTAATATAATGAGAAAAAGATACGGAGGGTTTGAAAATGTAGGCGCAACTAAAGACGATTGCAAGAATTTTAGAGCTAGGATACATAGCTATATCGGccagtatgatgcagatatggttATCAATAGGTTGACCGATAAAAAGCAGTTTATGATTGATTATTCATTCTTTCATTCGGTCGATGAAAACAAACGATTAACTGGCCTGTTTTGGGCCGATGGGTTGTGCAAACGTAACTATGCTGAGTTTGGAGATGTCATATCGTTTGATGCTACATTTAAAACCAACAA GTATAAAATGGTTTTTGTACCTTTTACTGGTATTGATAATCACTGTCGGAATGTGACGCTTGGAGCCGGGTTGTTAGCATCCGAAAGCATTGAATCATACAAGTGGCTTTTACAGTCATTTTTCAACTCATTTGGTAAGCAGCCGAATGTGGTTGTCACTGATCAGGATCCCGCAATGAAACAAGCTATCGAAGCAGTGTTCGATAAGAGTAGGCACAGATTAtgtatgtggcacataatgaagaAACTTGCTGATAAG GTCGGACATCAGTTGTGCAATAACGAAGACTTTAAGAGACGTATGTGTGACATTGTATGGACAGATTCGATTACGCCAGAAACGTTTGAGAGAGACTGGAAGCTGATAATGATTGATTTCGGTCTAACTGAGAATAAgtggattgatgatatgtttggCATGAGATCTTCGTGGATCCCAGCGTTCTATCGTCATGAGCCTATGTCTGGGCTTATGCGGACCACTTCTAGATCAGAGAGCGAAAACCATTTTTTCTGTCAAGTGGCGAATTCTCAACTTACCCTTGTTGAGTTCTTTAACCATTTTGATGGTGCAATGGACATTCAAAGATTCAACCATCGGAAGAATGACCATATATCTAGAAATACAATCCCATATAACTTTTCTGAATCTACTCTAGAGGATGATGCTATGAAAATTTACACGAGGTCAATTTTTGCTGATCAACAGGCAGAGTTACAAGGAACACTGTCCGAGTGCCTTCCTATGGAGACTAAAATTGAGGAACCTTTTTTGAAGATAAGTATGAAGGATTGGAAAGCTCACGGCGACGGTTTATTAGAG GTATGTTTCAAGAAGGGGGAGGATGTAATTGCATCATGCACTTGTCGCAGGTTTGAACAATATGGATTGTTGTGCAAACATATATATTTCGTGTTCAAGATGTTCAAAGTGAAGGAAATTCCCAACAAGTATGTTATGAGAAGATGGACTAAAGATGTGGTACCGAATGATCTTaataatacatttgatattactgTTGACGATGATGATGCGCATAAAAAGGCCAAAGAGGTTGCGTATGAGATTATGCAGACTGGAGAGTATCTTATTGGTAACCTGATCAAAGATTTCGATCATCTACTTATAGTCAGGGATCGGATGAGAGAGATGAAAGAAATGGTTGATGAActtcgcataaccaagcccatcGACCCTAAGTTTGATAGATATTCAAGGTTAATTGGTTACGAGAAACCAAACACTGACGCTCCACCTACAGTCCGTGTGCCAACCGGTATTAGAAACAAAGGACGTGGTTCACATAAGCGTATTAAATCAAAAAAAGAGAAAATTATTAGTCTAAAAGGCAAGAGAGGTCGGACATGCAGTttttgcaatatcaaaggtcatgACATTCGAACCTGCAAGGTGTTAAAGGGTGAAGCTACTGCTGCTGATAAGGATGCCAATAAGGAGGGGAGGAAAAGAAGAGCAATTCAGTTAGAGAAGGATCCTAATTTAGTTGATGAAGAGGACGAGGAGGTTGAAACTGGTGACGAAGAGGAGTATGAGGAGTCTGACGAAGCAGAAGATAGTGATTTTGAATGCGAAGACGAGTAA